In Mesorhizobium sp. 113-3-3, a genomic segment contains:
- a CDS encoding caspase family protein, with the protein MQLGRVAVERVRICAAFAAALILCLCALVPAHAEEPKALKGVALVIGQSDYKHVGKLPNPENDARAIEEMFDKLGFETSVATNRDARKLRRDLEGFVDDAEGADVAVIYYSGHGIEAGGENFLIPVDADVSALDDAGEKLVPLSSIVAELKARVPVTIVLLDACRNDPFPPGTLLKLAPDDEGKPIGAGGLGETRSVVALKSNAPVNGSADDSLGQVIGFAAEPGKVALDGPADGNSPYAAAILRHIDTMGGEEFGTVLRMIGEEVYLKTNGQQRPWVNESLRRLLYFGTPAEAPKGDEGEILSERRRLLLTISVLPDPERRQIETISRDGGVPMDALYAMLKTLGADTPKDPAELDKLLRGQAERLKQVLAEQAALKSQDPEIVRLSKLADQAVQEGALDAAQKFHEQAKARVGELSNTVDKAEADLKARRLEFAEVFASSAKTYELSFDYLKAAQDYAKAYDEAERWSDEDAWFYKGAEAEALSNQGTFSGDNAFLVQAVAAYEKSLTYVSREKTPRKWAATQNNLATSLSTLGEREAGRENLDKAAAAFEQALTVYTRETYPDDWASTSGNLGTVYWRLGQRESGTALLDKAVATFRAALEVQGAKKVPLEWAATENNLGIVLSELGERETSSGSFRAAIKAHRAALTEYSRERVPLDWALSEVNLGAALFRLGAREKDVATLEQAVAAYQSATEEMTRERAPAQWATIQNNMSSALETIGEINGDIPTLQHAREAAEAALTVWTREHAPASWANGQLTLGNALQRLGVKQGDTATLLKAVSAYEAALSEYPREKLPLDWASLQQNLGSAYASLGERDTGTDYLQKSATAYRSASEVYTATAAPTEFASIEHSLGSTLSTWGDRAGDKSVLEQAVAAYDAALTVRTKDGAPKDWAKTQYRLGAALSMLGKADGPTEALERSVTAYRVALEVQTRDSDPDAWAATQWGLGHVLLVLGDRVQDGDEFKQAVTALEAALPFYDLAAVPQDHAQLQNDLGSAYYYLAGASNDPSLYQKAATAHEAALAVYATLLDRTPWASVESDLGNARMMQASAASDPDIMAKSVQAYEAALTVTTRDKDADGWTRNQSNLASALSSLGYWRNDVALLKRSAGIYRSIQAVRSRARDPERWATTQGNLANVLGMIGAKAPSPEVFDEAIAVNRELADEVGRARDPDRWASLQNEVGYALTLAGRSENNVARFEEAVPILREAIAMQKKINSVPAVAFTEDSLCDVLTDLGAARKDKALAEEAIAACQEALVIFRERKMDDLTAGSEKNLAEAQALLADLN; encoded by the coding sequence CTCGTCATCGGCCAGTCCGACTACAAGCATGTCGGCAAACTGCCCAATCCGGAAAATGACGCCCGCGCCATCGAGGAAATGTTCGACAAGCTCGGCTTCGAAACATCCGTGGCCACCAACCGCGATGCGCGCAAATTGCGGCGCGATCTCGAAGGCTTCGTCGACGATGCCGAAGGCGCCGACGTCGCCGTCATCTACTATTCCGGCCACGGCATCGAGGCCGGCGGCGAAAACTTTCTGATCCCCGTCGATGCCGATGTCTCGGCGCTCGACGACGCCGGCGAGAAGCTGGTGCCGCTGTCGTCGATCGTTGCCGAACTCAAGGCCAGGGTGCCGGTCACCATCGTGCTGCTCGACGCCTGCCGCAACGATCCGTTCCCGCCGGGCACGCTGCTGAAGCTGGCGCCGGATGACGAGGGCAAGCCGATCGGCGCCGGCGGTCTCGGCGAAACGCGCAGCGTCGTGGCGCTGAAGAGCAATGCGCCGGTCAACGGCTCGGCCGACGACAGCCTCGGCCAGGTCATCGGCTTTGCCGCCGAACCCGGCAAGGTGGCGCTCGACGGGCCGGCCGACGGCAACAGCCCCTATGCGGCGGCGATCCTGCGCCACATCGACACGATGGGCGGCGAGGAATTCGGCACCGTGCTGCGCATGATCGGCGAGGAGGTCTATCTCAAGACCAACGGCCAGCAGCGGCCATGGGTCAATGAGAGCCTGCGCCGGCTGCTGTATTTCGGTACGCCGGCCGAAGCGCCGAAGGGCGATGAGGGCGAAATCCTCAGCGAGCGCCGCCGGCTGCTGCTCACCATTTCGGTGCTGCCCGACCCGGAACGCCGCCAGATCGAAACCATTTCGCGCGACGGCGGCGTGCCGATGGATGCGCTCTATGCCATGCTGAAGACGCTCGGCGCCGACACGCCGAAGGACCCGGCCGAACTCGACAAATTGCTGCGCGGCCAGGCCGAGCGGCTGAAGCAGGTTCTGGCCGAGCAGGCCGCGCTGAAGAGTCAGGACCCGGAGATCGTGCGCCTGTCGAAACTGGCCGACCAGGCGGTGCAGGAAGGTGCGCTCGATGCCGCGCAGAAATTCCACGAACAAGCCAAGGCCCGCGTCGGCGAATTGTCCAATACGGTCGACAAGGCTGAAGCCGATCTCAAGGCGCGTCGGCTCGAATTCGCGGAAGTCTTCGCCAGCAGCGCAAAGACCTACGAGCTGTCTTTCGACTATCTCAAGGCCGCGCAGGACTACGCCAAGGCCTATGACGAAGCCGAGAGATGGAGCGACGAGGATGCGTGGTTCTACAAGGGGGCGGAAGCCGAGGCGCTTTCCAATCAGGGCACGTTTTCCGGCGACAACGCATTTCTAGTCCAGGCCGTCGCGGCCTATGAAAAGAGCCTGACCTATGTGTCGCGTGAAAAGACGCCACGAAAGTGGGCGGCCACTCAGAACAATCTTGCTACCAGTCTCTCCACGCTGGGCGAGCGCGAGGCCGGGCGCGAAAACCTCGACAAGGCGGCCGCGGCCTTCGAGCAGGCGCTGACGGTCTATACGCGGGAAACCTATCCGGACGATTGGGCGTCCACCTCAGGCAATCTCGGTACGGTCTACTGGCGGCTCGGCCAGCGCGAGAGTGGCACCGCGCTGCTCGACAAGGCGGTCGCCACATTCCGGGCGGCGCTCGAGGTGCAGGGGGCGAAGAAGGTGCCGCTCGAATGGGCGGCGACTGAGAACAACCTCGGCATCGTGCTGTCGGAGCTCGGCGAGCGCGAAACGAGCAGCGGCAGTTTCCGCGCTGCGATCAAGGCGCATCGCGCCGCGTTGACTGAGTATAGCCGCGAGCGCGTGCCGCTCGATTGGGCCTTGAGCGAGGTTAATCTCGGTGCGGCGCTGTTTCGTCTCGGCGCGCGCGAGAAGGACGTCGCAACACTTGAGCAGGCGGTCGCCGCCTACCAGTCGGCGACGGAGGAAATGACCCGGGAACGCGCGCCGGCGCAATGGGCGACGATCCAGAACAATATGAGCTCGGCGCTGGAGACGATCGGCGAGATCAATGGCGACATCCCGACGCTGCAGCACGCGCGCGAAGCGGCCGAAGCGGCACTCACCGTGTGGACGCGCGAGCATGCGCCGGCGAGCTGGGCCAACGGCCAGCTGACGCTCGGCAATGCCTTGCAGCGCCTCGGCGTGAAGCAGGGCGACACGGCGACACTGCTCAAGGCGGTGTCCGCCTATGAGGCCGCACTCTCGGAATATCCGCGTGAAAAACTGCCGCTCGACTGGGCCTCGCTGCAACAGAATCTGGGCTCCGCCTATGCTTCGCTCGGCGAGCGCGACACGGGAACAGACTATCTGCAAAAGTCGGCAACCGCTTATCGCAGCGCATCCGAAGTCTACACGGCTACGGCCGCGCCCACCGAGTTTGCCTCGATCGAGCACAGTCTCGGCAGCACGCTGTCGACCTGGGGCGATCGCGCCGGCGACAAATCGGTGCTCGAACAGGCGGTCGCCGCCTATGACGCCGCGCTCACAGTGCGGACCAAGGACGGCGCGCCGAAAGACTGGGCAAAGACACAATACCGGCTGGGTGCAGCACTCTCCATGTTGGGCAAGGCCGATGGGCCGACCGAAGCGCTCGAACGCTCGGTGACGGCCTATCGCGTAGCGCTCGAGGTGCAGACCCGCGACAGCGATCCCGACGCCTGGGCAGCAACGCAATGGGGGCTCGGCCATGTCCTTTTGGTGCTGGGCGACCGGGTGCAGGACGGCGACGAATTCAAGCAGGCGGTGACGGCGCTTGAAGCGGCGTTGCCGTTCTACGATCTTGCCGCCGTACCGCAGGATCACGCCCAACTGCAGAACGATCTCGGCAGCGCCTATTACTACCTCGCTGGCGCGAGCAACGATCCGTCGCTCTACCAGAAGGCAGCGACCGCGCATGAGGCTGCCCTTGCCGTCTACGCCACCCTGCTGGACCGCACGCCGTGGGCCTCGGTCGAAAGCGATCTCGGCAATGCCCGCATGATGCAGGCAAGTGCCGCGTCCGATCCGGACATCATGGCGAAATCGGTGCAGGCCTATGAGGCGGCGCTGACAGTGACGACCCGCGACAAGGATGCCGATGGCTGGACGCGCAACCAGTCCAACCTGGCGAGCGCGCTGTCGTCGCTGGGCTATTGGCGCAACGACGTCGCCTTGCTGAAGCGCTCGGCCGGCATCTACCGCAGCATCCAGGCGGTGCGCAGCCGCGCCCGCGATCCCGAGCGCTGGGCGACCACGCAGGGCAACCTCGCCAATGTGCTTGGTATGATCGGCGCGAAGGCGCCGTCGCCTGAAGTGTTCGACGAGGCGATCGCCGTCAACCGGGAGCTGGCCGACGAGGTCGGCCGCGCTCGTGACCCCGACCGTTGGGCGAGCCTGCAGAACGAGGTCGGCTATGCCTTGACGCTGGCCGGCCGTTCGGAAAACAACGTCGCCCGTTTCGAGGAAGCGGTGCCGATCCTGCGCGAGGCCATCGCCATGCAGAAGAAGATCAATTCGGTTCCGGCTGTCGCCTTCACCGAGGACAGCCTGTGCGACGTGCTGACCGACCTGGGCGCTGCCCGCAAGGACAAGGCGCTGGCCGAGGAAGCGATCGCCGCTTGCCAGGAGGCGCTGGTCATCTTCAGGGAGCGCAAGATGGACGACCTCACCGCAGGCTCCGAGAAGAACCTCGCCGAGGCGCAAGCCTTGCTGGCTGATCTGAACTGA
- the metH gene encoding methionine synthase, translating to MSQHSASLDDLFGPVVAKPDGSEVLAALTAVARERILILDGAMGTQIQGLGFDEDHFRGEAFAGCACHQQGNNDLLILTQPKAIEEIHYQYAVAGADILETNTFSSTSIAQADYGMEDAVYALNRDGARLVRRAAKRAEKEDGKRRFVAGALGPTNRTASMSPDVNNPGYRAVTFDELRLAYGEQLRGLIDGGADIILIETIFDTLNAKAAIFACNEIFIEKGVHLPVMISGTITDLSGRTLSGQTPTAFWHSVRHASPFTIGLNCALGANAMRAHLAEISGAADTFVCAYPNAGLPNEFGRYDESPEFMAAQIEDFAREGLVNVVGGCCGSTPDHISAIAEAVKKYPPRAIPEIERKMRLSGLEPFTLTDEIPFVNVGERTNVTGSAKFRKLITTGDYVPALDVARDQVANGAQIIDINMDEGLIDSKKAMVEYLNLIAAEPDIARVPVMVDSSKWEIIEAGLKCVQGKPLVNSISLKEGEEAFLHHARLVRAYGAAVVVMAFDEAGQADTKAPKVEICTRAYKLLTEQAGFPPEDIVFDPNVFAVATGIEEHDNYGVDFIEATGEITSTLPHAHISGGVSNLSFSFRGNEPVREAMHAVFLYHAIQRGMDMGIVNAGQLAVYDTIEPELREACEDVVLNRMPKAGGTATERMLEIAERFKGTAGKEAQERDLAWREWTVEQRISHALVNGITEFIDADTEEARLASERPLHVIEGPLMAGMNVVGDLFGAGKMFLPQVVKSARVMKQAVAGLLPHMEAEKLANAANGIDNGERQTAGKILMATVKGDVHDIGKNIVGVVLACNNYEIIDLGVMVPAAKILQTAREQNVDIIGLSGLITPSLDEMVHMAAEMEREGFDIPLLIGGATTSRVHTAVKIHPRYARGQTIYVTDASRAVGVVSALLSNDSKADYVETVRTEYKKVADAHARSEADKQRLPLAKARANAHKVDWSAYQPPKPSFTGVKVFENWDLTELSRYIDWTPFFQTWELKGRYPKILEDQAQGPAARQLFEDGQAMLEKIVAEKWFAPRGVIGFWPANAVGDDIRLFTDEGRTKELATFFTLRQQLTKRDGKANVALSDFVAPTESGKPDYVGGFIVTAGIEEVAISERFERANDDYSSIMVKALADRFAEAFAERMHEKVRKEFWGYAADEKLAPDDLIGEPYRGIRPAPGYPAQPDHTEKATLFRLLDGERNAGVSLTESYAMWPGSSVSGIYLAHPESYYFGVAKVERDQVEDYARRKDMPFAEVERWLGPILNYVPAQYAEAAE from the coding sequence ATGTCGCAGCATTCCGCCTCGCTGGATGACCTGTTCGGCCCCGTCGTGGCAAAACCCGACGGCTCGGAAGTGCTCGCGGCACTGACCGCGGTGGCACGCGAACGCATTCTCATTCTCGACGGCGCCATGGGCACGCAGATCCAGGGGCTTGGCTTCGACGAAGATCATTTCCGCGGTGAGGCCTTTGCCGGCTGCGCCTGCCACCAGCAGGGCAACAACGACCTGCTGATCCTGACACAGCCGAAAGCGATCGAGGAGATCCACTATCAATATGCCGTTGCCGGTGCGGATATTCTCGAGACCAACACCTTCTCGTCGACCTCGATCGCCCAGGCCGATTACGGCATGGAGGATGCCGTTTATGCGCTGAACCGCGACGGCGCGCGGCTGGTACGCCGGGCGGCGAAGCGGGCTGAGAAGGAAGACGGCAAGCGCCGCTTCGTCGCCGGCGCGCTCGGACCAACCAACCGCACCGCCTCGATGTCGCCTGATGTCAACAATCCCGGCTATCGCGCGGTGACCTTCGATGAGTTGCGGCTGGCCTATGGCGAGCAGCTGCGCGGCCTGATCGACGGTGGCGCCGACATCATCCTGATAGAAACCATCTTCGACACGCTGAACGCCAAGGCGGCGATCTTCGCTTGCAACGAGATCTTCATTGAGAAGGGCGTGCATCTGCCGGTGATGATTTCGGGTACCATCACCGACCTTTCCGGGCGCACGCTGTCGGGCCAGACGCCGACCGCCTTCTGGCATTCGGTGCGCCATGCCAGCCCCTTCACCATCGGTCTCAACTGCGCGCTCGGCGCCAATGCCATGCGCGCACATCTGGCCGAGATTTCCGGTGCCGCCGATACCTTCGTCTGCGCCTATCCGAATGCCGGCCTGCCGAATGAGTTCGGCAGGTATGACGAGAGCCCGGAATTCATGGCCGCGCAGATCGAAGACTTTGCGCGCGAGGGGCTGGTCAATGTCGTTGGCGGCTGCTGTGGCTCGACGCCCGACCACATCAGCGCCATCGCCGAGGCCGTGAAAAAATATCCGCCCCGCGCCATCCCCGAGATCGAGCGCAAGATGCGCCTGTCCGGACTGGAGCCATTCACGCTGACCGACGAGATCCCCTTCGTCAATGTCGGTGAGCGCACCAACGTCACCGGCTCGGCCAAGTTCAGGAAGCTGATCACGACCGGCGACTATGTTCCCGCGCTCGACGTGGCGCGCGATCAGGTCGCCAATGGCGCCCAGATCATCGACATTAACATGGATGAGGGCCTGATCGACTCGAAGAAGGCCATGGTCGAATACCTCAACCTGATCGCCGCCGAGCCGGACATCGCCCGCGTCCCGGTCATGGTCGATAGTTCGAAATGGGAGATCATCGAGGCTGGGCTCAAATGCGTGCAGGGCAAGCCGCTGGTCAATTCGATCTCCTTGAAGGAAGGCGAGGAAGCATTCCTGCATCATGCCAGGTTGGTGCGAGCCTATGGCGCTGCCGTGGTCGTGATGGCCTTCGACGAAGCCGGCCAGGCCGATACCAAGGCGCCCAAGGTCGAGATCTGCACCCGCGCCTACAAGCTCCTGACCGAACAGGCCGGCTTCCCTCCCGAGGATATCGTCTTCGATCCCAATGTCTTCGCGGTCGCCACCGGCATCGAGGAGCACGACAATTACGGCGTCGATTTCATCGAGGCCACCGGTGAGATCACTTCGACGCTGCCGCATGCCCACATTTCCGGCGGCGTGTCGAACCTGTCCTTCTCGTTTCGCGGCAACGAGCCGGTGCGTGAGGCGATGCACGCGGTGTTCCTCTACCACGCCATCCAGCGCGGCATGGATATGGGCATCGTCAATGCCGGCCAGCTTGCCGTCTACGACACGATCGAGCCGGAGTTGCGCGAGGCCTGCGAGGATGTCGTGCTCAACCGCATGCCCAAGGCCGGCGGCACCGCGACGGAACGCATGCTGGAGATCGCCGAACGCTTCAAGGGCACGGCGGGTAAGGAAGCGCAGGAGCGCGATCTCGCCTGGCGCGAATGGACAGTCGAGCAGCGGATTTCGCATGCGCTGGTCAACGGCATCACCGAATTCATCGACGCCGACACCGAGGAAGCTCGGCTCGCCTCGGAGCGCCCGCTGCATGTCATCGAAGGCCCGCTGATGGCCGGCATGAATGTCGTCGGCGACCTGTTCGGCGCGGGAAAAATGTTCCTGCCGCAAGTGGTGAAGTCGGCGCGGGTGATGAAGCAGGCGGTGGCCGGGCTGCTGCCGCATATGGAAGCCGAGAAGCTGGCCAACGCCGCCAACGGCATCGACAATGGTGAGCGCCAGACGGCCGGAAAAATCCTGATGGCGACGGTGAAGGGCGACGTCCACGACATCGGCAAGAACATCGTCGGTGTGGTTCTCGCCTGCAACAATTACGAGATCATCGATCTCGGTGTCATGGTGCCGGCGGCAAAAATCCTGCAGACGGCGCGCGAGCAAAATGTCGACATCATTGGTCTCTCCGGCCTGATCACGCCGTCGCTGGACGAGATGGTGCATATGGCCGCCGAGATGGAGCGCGAGGGTTTCGACATCCCGCTGCTGATCGGCGGCGCAACGACCAGCCGCGTGCACACGGCGGTGAAGATCCACCCGCGCTACGCCAGGGGGCAGACTATCTATGTCACCGATGCCAGCCGAGCTGTCGGCGTGGTTTCGGCGCTGCTGTCCAACGACAGCAAGGCGGATTACGTCGAGACGGTGCGCACCGAGTACAAGAAGGTTGCTGACGCGCATGCCCGCTCCGAGGCCGACAAGCAGCGGCTGCCACTGGCCAAGGCAAGGGCCAATGCGCACAAGGTCGACTGGTCCGCCTACCAGCCGCCGAAGCCATCTTTCACGGGCGTAAAGGTGTTCGAGAACTGGGATCTGACCGAGCTCTCACGCTATATCGACTGGACGCCGTTCTTCCAGACCTGGGAGTTGAAGGGGCGTTATCCCAAGATCCTGGAAGACCAGGCGCAGGGGCCGGCAGCGCGCCAGTTGTTCGAGGACGGGCAGGCGATGCTGGAGAAGATCGTCGCCGAGAAATGGTTCGCGCCGCGTGGCGTCATCGGTTTCTGGCCGGCCAATGCCGTCGGTGACGACATCAGGCTGTTCACCGACGAGGGGCGCACGAAGGAATTGGCGACCTTCTTCACGCTGCGCCAGCAACTGACCAAGCGCGACGGCAAGGCCAATGTCGCGCTCTCGGATTTCGTGGCACCGACCGAGAGCGGCAAGCCCGATTATGTCGGCGGCTTCATCGTCACCGCCGGCATCGAGGAAGTTGCGATATCAGAGCGTTTCGAGCGGGCCAATGACGACTACTCCTCGATCATGGTCAAGGCGCTGGCCGACCGCTTTGCCGAAGCTTTCGCCGAGCGTATGCACGAGAAGGTGCGCAAGGAATTCTGGGGCTATGCTGCCGACGAGAAGTTGGCGCCGGACGACCTGATCGGCGAACCCTATCGCGGCATTCGCCCGGCGCCGGGCTATCCGGCGCAGCCAGACCATACCGAGAAGGCAACGCTGTTCCGGCTGCTCGACGGCGAGCGCAATGCCGGCGTCAGCCTGACCGAAAGCTACGCGATGTGGCCGGGCTCGTCCGTGTCCGGCATCTATCTCGCGCATCCCGAAAGCTATTACTTCGGCGTCGCCAAGGTCGAGCGCGATCAGGTTGAGGACTATGCACGCCGCAAGGACATGCCGTTCGCGGAAGTGGAGCGCTGGCTCGGGCCTATCCTCAACTATGTGCCCGCGCAGTATGCCGAAGCGGCGGAGTAG